One window of the Lytechinus pictus isolate F3 Inbred chromosome 5, Lp3.0, whole genome shotgun sequence genome contains the following:
- the LOC129260585 gene encoding uncharacterized protein C9orf85 homolog isoform X2, producing MHDTSKRTKEINHLIISGVCLRCKEILEWKIKYKKYKPLTQPKKCTKCQQKRVKDAYHIICTVCREAENVCGKCGLQVDQEESDSNRLDSKEEAIEELACLSERERRAYLRAQEKTSGSQEQSRLPRHQALEEVGESHNDNIESSVETIANRCSNVHLNGIPTS from the exons ATGCACGACACcagcaaaagaacaaaagaaatcaatCACTTGATCATTTCTGGCGTGTGTCTTCGATGTAAAGAGATTCTTGAATGGAAAATTAAGTACAAGAAATACAAACCTTTGACTCAACCGAAGAAATG CACCAAATGTCAACAGAAAAGAGTGAAGGATGCTTATCACATCATCTGTACAGTTTGCAGAGAAGCTGAAAATGTATGTGGCAAATGTGGATTGCAAGTAGATCAGGAAGAGAGTGATAG caaTCGTCTTGATAGTAAGGAAGAAGCAATAGAAGAGCTAGCCTGTCTATCTGAGAGAGAAAGGAGAGCTTACCTTAGAGCACAGGAGAAGACTTCAGGATCTCAAGAACAATCTAGATTACCAAGGCATCAAGCTTTAGAAGAAGTAGGAGAATCGCACAATGATAATATAGAGAGTTCAGTTGAAACTATAGCTAACAGATGTAGCAATGTACATTTAAATGGGATCCCAACCTCTTGA
- the LOC129260585 gene encoding uncharacterized protein C9orf85 homolog isoform X1: MSSQRGNVKKSKPPKHVNKTGFKNSMHDTSKRTKEINHLIISGVCLRCKEILEWKIKYKKYKPLTQPKKCTKCQQKRVKDAYHIICTVCREAENVCGKCGLQVDQEESDSNRLDSKEEAIEELACLSERERRAYLRAQEKTSGSQEQSRLPRHQALEEVGESHNDNIESSVETIANRCSNVHLNGIPTS; this comes from the exons ATGAGCAGTCAAAGAGGTAATGTTAAGAAGAGCAAGCCTCCTAAACATGTGAATAAAACAGGTTTTAAGAACTCAATGCACGACACcagcaaaagaacaaaagaaatcaatCACTTGATCATTTCTGGCGTGTGTCTTCGATGTAAAGAGATTCTTGAATGGAAAATTAAGTACAAGAAATACAAACCTTTGACTCAACCGAAGAAATG CACCAAATGTCAACAGAAAAGAGTGAAGGATGCTTATCACATCATCTGTACAGTTTGCAGAGAAGCTGAAAATGTATGTGGCAAATGTGGATTGCAAGTAGATCAGGAAGAGAGTGATAG caaTCGTCTTGATAGTAAGGAAGAAGCAATAGAAGAGCTAGCCTGTCTATCTGAGAGAGAAAGGAGAGCTTACCTTAGAGCACAGGAGAAGACTTCAGGATCTCAAGAACAATCTAGATTACCAAGGCATCAAGCTTTAGAAGAAGTAGGAGAATCGCACAATGATAATATAGAGAGTTCAGTTGAAACTATAGCTAACAGATGTAGCAATGTACATTTAAATGGGATCCCAACCTCTTGA